The genomic window TACGGCAAAAAGCTTATTTGCCGAAATACCATAATTAAAGGAGTTAATGTCGTATTGACCGTATAAAACTACAGAACCGGTAGTAGTAAACATAACCCATAACAGGAATAGTCTTGCTTTAAGGTTATTATTTTTCTTTTTTATCGGAAACATACATTTATTTTGCCGCAAATAACTTTACGTCATCTTCACTCACCTCTGTTCCACCTAAAATAATTAGTCTCTCTACTACATTTCTCAGTTCTCGAATATTACCCGTCCAGTCATATTGCTGTAGCTGTTTAATGGCTTTATCCGAAAAATTTTTGACCGGTGCGCCTTGTTCTTTGGCTATTTTATTCGAAAAATAATTAATTAGCAAAGGAATGTCTTCACGTCGCTCATTTAAGGCAGGTACTTTAATCAAAATTACCGCTAAGCGATGATATAAATCTTCTCTGAATTTATTATCGGCAATTTCCTTTTTTAAGTCTTTATTAGTCGCTGCTAACACCCGTACGTCTACTTTAATATCTCTATCACTACCTACCCGCTGAATTTTATTTTCCTGTAAGGCCCGAAGTACTTTAGCTTGTGCGGATAAACTCATATCCCCTATTTCATCTAGAAAGATAGTTCCTCCGTTTGCAGCTTCAAATTTACCTGCCCGATCTTTATTAGCCGAAGTAAAAGCTCCTTTAACATGTCCGAACAATTCGCTTTCTATCAACTCCCCGGGGATGGCGGCACAATTTACCTCAATCATAGGCCCTTTGGAACGTTCGCTTTTCTGATGAATCCAGTGAGCAACCAATTCTTTACCGGTACCATTCCCACCGGTAATCAATACCCTGGCATCCGTAGCAGATACCTTGTCTATCATATTTTTGATTGCGGAAATTTCTTTAGATTCCCCAATCATTTCATAATTTTTAGATACTTTCTTTTTCAGCTTTTTATTTTCAGCTACCAGTGTATTTTGATCTAGTGCAATACGAACCGTATTGAGTAACCGGTTTAAATCCGGTGGTTTTGAGATGTAATCAAAAGCACCTAATCGCATGGTTTGTACCGCTGTATCCAGGTCTCCGTGACCCGAAATCATAACTATCGGGAGTTCCGGTTTCATTTTCCTAAGGGTTTCCAATACTTCCACTCCATCCATTTTGGGCATTTTAATATCACAAAGTACCAGGTCAAGATCAGTATTCTTTATTTGTTCAACGCCTGACAATCCGTCTTCGGCTTCGATTACCTGATATTGATCATTTTCTTCGGATAGTATTTTAACCAGAACACGTCGGATTGCCGCTTCATCTTCTATTACTAATATTTTTGCCATAAATTATGTATCTGTTTCCTTTTTAGGACTAAGTGCTGTTTGTGATGTGACAGGTTGAATCATGGTTACCACTCTTTGCGGGAACGGAATCTCAATAGCATGTTTTCTAAAAGCTTTGTCGATAGCAAAGCGAATATCACTTTTAAGTACGCTAGACTGAAAGCTATCATTAATCGTAAACATTAATTTGAAATTAAGGGAACTATCTCCAAAATCCATAAATAAAACCGTAGGTTCCGGGGTTTTTAATACTTTTTCCTGGTGAGTTGCTGATTCAATCAATAGTTTTTTTACTAATTGTACGTCACTGCCGTATGCCACTCCTACTTCTACCGATTCCCGAGTAATGGATCCATTCTGTGTCCAGTTATACAACGTAGAAGTCAGGTATTTATGATTGGGAATTACCAATACCTTATTATCTATAGTTACCGCCCGGGTGGTACGTAATTTTATTTCTTCTACCCTACCTACTTTATCTTCTAACTGAATAATATCTCCTACATGAACCGTTTGATCGATAAAAATAAAGATTCCGGAAATAATATCCTGAATCAGGGTTTGTAAAGCCAAACCTACACCCACCAGAAGCGCAGCAGAGGCGGCAAAAACTGCCGTGATATTGAACCCGATACTGTCCAGGGTCACCAGCAAAATGATAATGTATATAAAGTATTTGGCAAAGGAGAAAACGGAAACAAATTTGACCCGGTCTTCGTAGGGTAATTTACGAGTAACAATTTTTCTGGTAAATTTTAATAATAGCGATGTTGCAATCAACACTGCTACCATCAGCAGTAACAAACCTACCGTCAATACAATCGGTTCTTTTTTAGAGCCAATACTAAAAATTTCATATTGAAGAAAAGACTTTATGGAACCCCAGATATCTTCCTGAATTACCTCTTTAACCTGTTCGGTGATTTCTTCTTGAAACATCATTTACCTAATATTTAAGCCATTTTGCCAGTTCTTTATAACTTGGTTTTTTACCGTACATTAAAATCCCTACCCTATATATTTTGGCTGCAAGCCAAACAACTCCGATAATTGACAATACTAATATACTCAAGGAGAGTGTTACTTCCCACCAACTTACGCCAAAGGGTACCCGCATTAACATGACAATAGGTGAAGTTAAGGGTATATAAGAAAATATATTAGAAACAATGCCATGCGGATTTTCTACTACAGAGAATGCACCTACGTAAAACGAGAGTACCAAGGGCACTACTACAATAGGCATAAATTGCTGAGAATCCGTTTCGCTATCTACCGCAGCGCCAATTGCCGCATAAATAGCACTGTAAAGAAAATAACCTCCAATAAAATACAGAAAGAAAAGAACTACCAGAGCAACTAACGGAAGTTTTAATATATCCTGTACAATTAATTTTATTTTTTCCTGTTGCCCTTCTCCAGTTTGATTTGCGATTTCACTGACCTGTTCCAACGTATCTGGCTGGGCTTCTATTCCTAAGAAATATTGAATCCCTACAAGAAGCAATCCCCCAATGATTACCCATATAATAAATTGCGAAATACCGGCCAGTGTAGTTCCAATAATTTTACCTAATAATAATTGAAAGGGTTTCACCGAAGAAATAATGATTTCAATAATTCGATTGGTTTTTTCTTCAATAACCGAGCGCATTACCATGTTACCATAGATCACTACAAACATTAATAATAAGTATCCGGCTATCCCCCCAAAGGCCATTTTAACAAGATTTGCTATTTTTGAAGTTTTTTCTCCTGAAAAATCCTGAATTTGTATATCTACCTCGGTTTTTGCCTGGTTGATCGCTGAAATATCCAGTTGAAAATCCTTATAATTTTGTTCGGTGAGTTTTTCTTCAAATACTTTTTCAATGCTACGTAAGGTTCTGAAATCCGGTGATTCGTCGGCAAATAATTGAATACTATTTGCAATATTTTTTGCATTTGACTTTTTTGGAACGTAAAGTAAACCGTACAGTTCATTTGAGATCACGGTATCTTTTGCAATCTCTATAGGTACGGCACTGTAATCTACAAAGGTAATTCCATTAATCACATCAAAATCTTTTGCAAATAACCCGGTTTCGTCTACAATTGCAATTTTTTTAGTTTCATCTTTATTTACCTGTGATAACCAGGAAATCACTGCAATAGCTCCCACAATAACCAGCGGACTTACAAAAGTCATGATTACAAAAGTCCGGTTGCGTACCCTTGCAATAAATTCTCTCTCTATGATTAAAGGTAACTTACTCATGGCTAGAAATGGTTTGAATGAATATATCGTTTATACTGGGAATCACCTCGGTAAAGTGTTGTACCTGCCCTTTGGTACTTAGTAATTGAATTAGCTCATTACTACTGGTACCTTCGGATAGTGTTACCTTTAACTTTAATAAATCGTCAATGGTTTTAAAGGTAGCTTTCTCTACTGTAAACCTATCTTTTAGCTGGATATAGACCATATCCTGATCTTCCGTATTCAAGCCAATCTCAAAAGTATTGGATTTATAGGTTCGCTTGATATCCGTTACCTTTCCGTCCAGGATTTTATTGGACTTATGGATTAAGGCAATGGTATCACAAAGTTCTTCAACACTTTCCATACGATGGGTGGAAAAGATCACCGTTGCGCCTTCTTTTTGTAATAATAAAATTTCGTCTTTAATTAGATTGGCATTAATCGGGTCAAAACCACTAAATGGTTCGTCAAAAATCAGAAGTTTGGGTTTGTGCAATACCGTTACGATAAACTGTACTTTTTGCGCCATCCCCTTAGAAAGTTCCTGTATCTTTTTGTCCCACCAATGGGTGATTTCAAATTTGTCAAACCAGTATTTTAGGCGATTTTTTGCTTCTTTTTTTGATAGCCCTTTTAATTGTGCCAGGTATAAAGCTTGTTCTCCTACCTTCATGGTTTTGTACAACCCTCTCTCTTCGGGCAGGTAGCCTATTTCTTTAATATGAATAGGTGATAAAGGTTCTCCGTTAAACAAGACTGCACCCTGGTCAGGCATGGTAATCTGATTGATAATTCTAATCAACGTAGTTTTTCCTGCACCGTTTGGCCCTAGTAATCCAAAAATGCTACCTTCTGGTATTTGTATGGAAACATCATTTAATGCGACATAATTTCCGTACTGTTTTCGAGCACTTTGTATATCGAGAAGATAGTTCATAAACGGTAATTTTAAATAAATGCTAAATAAAGAAATTATTTTAGCTTATGGGCTATTGGTTTAGAGTTAAATGTAATTGATTGATGGTTGTCAGTTGATGGTTGATAGTTATTTGTGGATTGTGGTTTGTTATTAGTTGATCAAATATGATTATAAAACAAAACCCACCCTAGATACGAATATCAAGGATGGGAAAAAAATTGCTATGAAAAAGAAAAATTATCACTAAAAGAACTAGTGATGATTCAAATATACAAATTTTTCCTATGAAGCACCGCTAACTTTAAACGATTCTTAAAATTACAGGAAAAATTTATGAGAACATATCTTTTACTTTTTCAAAAAACGACTTGTCTTTACTATCCGGATTAGGCATAAAATGTTCATCTTTTGCCATGCGTTCAAAAAACTCTTTTTGTTCTTTATTGAGCGTTTTAGGCGTCCAAACGTTGACGTGCACTAATAAATCACCTCTGCCATATCCATTTACACTTGGAATTCCTTTCCCCCGAAGCCTGAGGATTTTTCCGCTTTGTACGCCTTCTTCAATTTTGATACGTACTTTACCAGTAACGGTATCAATTTCTTTAGAAGCTCCTAAAGCAGCTTCTGAAAAGCTAATATAGAGGTCATAATGAAGGTTATCTCCTTCTCTTTGCAGGTTAGGATGCTCTTTTTCTTCAATAGCTACCAGTAAGTCGCCTGCCACTCCGTTGCCAGGAGCTTCGTTTCCTTTACCACTCACTTTTAATTGCATTCCGTCTTCTACTCCTGCCGGTATTTTGATACTTACCGTTTCTTCAGAAACTATTAAGCCCTGCTGATCCGCATCACTGGGTTTATGGTCAATAACCTGTCCTGCTCCTCCACATACATTACAGGTAGAGGCTGTTTGCATTCGGCCGAGAATAGTATTTGTAATTCTAGTGACTTGTCCGCTCCCGTTACAGGTACCGCAGGTTTTATAGGTAGTTCCTTTGGCCTGTATTTTACGTTTTACTTTTATTTTCTTTTCAACTCCGTTAGCAATCTCATTAAGGTCTAATTTTACCCGTATACGGAGGTTGCTTCCTTTAACACGTCGTTGACCGCCGCCGCCAAAACCTCCGAAACCACCAAAACCGCCGCCTCCGAAGATATCACCAAACTGGCTGAAGATGTCATCCATATTCATACCACCTCCACCGAAGCCACCGCCTCCTTCAAAAGCCTGATGACCAAACTGGTCGTATCGAGCTTTTTTATTAGGATCACTTAAAACTTCATAAGCTTCAGCAGCTTTCTTAAATTTTTCTTCGGCTGTTTTATCTCCCGGGTTTTTGTCCGGATGATATTCAATTGCTTTCTTTCTATACGCCTTTTTAATCTCTGCGGCACTTGCGTTTTTGCTAATACCTAAAAGGTCATAATAATCTTCCTTCATAAATTTATTATTGCCCGGTTACCACTTTAGGAAAACGTATGATTTTATCTCCTAACTGATATCCTTTTTCTATTACATCTACAATTTTACCCTTTAAATCTTCACTAGGAGCCGGTATCTGGGTAATGGCTTCATGCGCATCTGCATTAAAGGTATCTCCTACCTCTATTTTCATTTCAGAAAGGCCTTTACTATTTAAAGTTTCTTTTAATTTATTATGGATTAACTTTACTCCGGTAACCAGATTTTCATCTTCTGATTTTTCTATTTCTTTCCACGCCCGGTCAAAATCGTCCAGCACCGGTATCATAGATTGCAAAACTTCTTGTCCGGCGGTTTTAAATAGCTCAATTCGTTCTTTAGAAGTTCGTTTTTTATAATTCTCAAATTCGGCAAACAATCTTAAAAATTTGTCTTTCTCCTTTTGAACCTGTTCTTGTAAACCTTCTTCTTTCTCGCCATCTTCGCTTTCACCTTTACTATCTTCTATATCATCTATTGCAGTATCAAGTACTTCTTCTACCTGATCCGCCAAGTCTTTTTGTTTGTTATCTTTTTTACTCATATAATCGGTACTTTTTAGCTATTTTTTTGAAGGAGACAAAAGTACTGCCAATTTTGATGAAATGTCATATTGTCACAGAAATATTTTAGTATATAATTAAGAATAATCACTTCTGAATAAAATAATTTTGATTTTAACAATACTAAAATTTATCATTTATGAAAACCAATGTATTATCCTTGTTTGCAATCGGTGCTTTTTTAAGTATCGCAGTTTCTTGTAAAGGTGAAAAAAAGAATGAAACCGAAGCTACGGCTGCAGAAGAAGTAATAGAAGCTCCAGCTGCTGCGGTGGTATACAACGTAGTGCCTGCACAGAGCAGTATTAGCTGGACCGGTAAAAAACCAACTGGCGAACATACTGGTA from Aquimarina sp. ERC-38 includes these protein-coding regions:
- a CDS encoding mechanosensitive ion channel family protein — translated: MMFQEEITEQVKEVIQEDIWGSIKSFLQYEIFSIGSKKEPIVLTVGLLLLMVAVLIATSLLLKFTRKIVTRKLPYEDRVKFVSVFSFAKYFIYIIILLVTLDSIGFNITAVFAASAALLVGVGLALQTLIQDIISGIFIFIDQTVHVGDIIQLEDKVGRVEEIKLRTTRAVTIDNKVLVIPNHKYLTSTLYNWTQNGSITRESVEVGVAYGSDVQLVKKLLIESATHQEKVLKTPEPTVLFMDFGDSSLNFKLMFTINDSFQSSVLKSDIRFAIDKAFRKHAIEIPFPQRVVTMIQPVTSQTALSPKKETDT
- the dnaJ gene encoding molecular chaperone DnaJ, coding for MKEDYYDLLGISKNASAAEIKKAYRKKAIEYHPDKNPGDKTAEEKFKKAAEAYEVLSDPNKKARYDQFGHQAFEGGGGFGGGGMNMDDIFSQFGDIFGGGGFGGFGGFGGGGQRRVKGSNLRIRVKLDLNEIANGVEKKIKVKRKIQAKGTTYKTCGTCNGSGQVTRITNTILGRMQTASTCNVCGGAGQVIDHKPSDADQQGLIVSEETVSIKIPAGVEDGMQLKVSGKGNEAPGNGVAGDLLVAIEEKEHPNLQREGDNLHYDLYISFSEAALGASKEIDTVTGKVRIKIEEGVQSGKILRLRGKGIPSVNGYGRGDLLVHVNVWTPKTLNKEQKEFFERMAKDEHFMPNPDSKDKSFFEKVKDMFS
- a CDS encoding sigma-54-dependent transcriptional regulator encodes the protein MAKILVIEDEAAIRRVLVKILSEENDQYQVIEAEDGLSGVEQIKNTDLDLVLCDIKMPKMDGVEVLETLRKMKPELPIVMISGHGDLDTAVQTMRLGAFDYISKPPDLNRLLNTVRIALDQNTLVAENKKLKKKVSKNYEMIGESKEISAIKNMIDKVSATDARVLITGGNGTGKELVAHWIHQKSERSKGPMIEVNCAAIPGELIESELFGHVKGAFTSANKDRAGKFEAANGGTIFLDEIGDMSLSAQAKVLRALQENKIQRVGSDRDIKVDVRVLAATNKDLKKEIADNKFREDLYHRLAVILIKVPALNERREDIPLLINYFSNKIAKEQGAPVKNFSDKAIKQLQQYDWTGNIRELRNVVERLIILGGTEVSEDDVKLFAAK
- a CDS encoding nucleotide exchange factor GrpE, which translates into the protein MSKKDNKQKDLADQVEEVLDTAIDDIEDSKGESEDGEKEEGLQEQVQKEKDKFLRLFAEFENYKKRTSKERIELFKTAGQEVLQSMIPVLDDFDRAWKEIEKSEDENLVTGVKLIHNKLKETLNSKGLSEMKIEVGDTFNADAHEAITQIPAPSEDLKGKIVDVIEKGYQLGDKIIRFPKVVTGQ
- a CDS encoding ABC transporter permease — translated: MSKLPLIIEREFIARVRNRTFVIMTFVSPLVIVGAIAVISWLSQVNKDETKKIAIVDETGLFAKDFDVINGITFVDYSAVPIEIAKDTVISNELYGLLYVPKKSNAKNIANSIQLFADESPDFRTLRSIEKVFEEKLTEQNYKDFQLDISAINQAKTEVDIQIQDFSGEKTSKIANLVKMAFGGIAGYLLLMFVVIYGNMVMRSVIEEKTNRIIEIIISSVKPFQLLLGKIIGTTLAGISQFIIWVIIGGLLLVGIQYFLGIEAQPDTLEQVSEIANQTGEGQQEKIKLIVQDILKLPLVALVVLFFLYFIGGYFLYSAIYAAIGAAVDSETDSQQFMPIVVVPLVLSFYVGAFSVVENPHGIVSNIFSYIPLTSPIVMLMRVPFGVSWWEVTLSLSILVLSIIGVVWLAAKIYRVGILMYGKKPSYKELAKWLKY
- a CDS encoding ABC transporter ATP-binding protein, producing MNYLLDIQSARKQYGNYVALNDVSIQIPEGSIFGLLGPNGAGKTTLIRIINQITMPDQGAVLFNGEPLSPIHIKEIGYLPEERGLYKTMKVGEQALYLAQLKGLSKKEAKNRLKYWFDKFEITHWWDKKIQELSKGMAQKVQFIVTVLHKPKLLIFDEPFSGFDPINANLIKDEILLLQKEGATVIFSTHRMESVEELCDTIALIHKSNKILDGKVTDIKRTYKSNTFEIGLNTEDQDMVYIQLKDRFTVEKATFKTIDDLLKLKVTLSEGTSSNELIQLLSTKGQVQHFTEVIPSINDIFIQTISSHE